A region from the Geobacillus vulcani PSS1 genome encodes:
- a CDS encoding IucA/IucC family C-terminal-domain containing protein gives MRLCEDEMKALETYRFSSKKTDASSSMLFSRLLEDDEQLASYVAHVRAEMGAANDAVAASMFVKRVSFLAPMALYAMSVWNKRLVLDPGRIWLDTDGEGEMWMPRFRLEPPEAEACGIERSCWREQVVRDVFAGLFAPLVAELRRLTRVSPLILWENIAIYVYWVYERWLEDESLASTADRLRDDFRFLIHEADGRLFGQKDNPLRRFFKGASGMQRTTCCLYVHTKGGTCCQTCPIRARQRQTG, from the coding sequence ATGAGACTGTGCGAAGACGAAATGAAAGCGTTGGAAACGTATCGTTTTTCAAGCAAGAAGACCGATGCCTCGTCATCGATGTTGTTTTCCCGGTTGCTTGAGGACGACGAACAGCTTGCGAGTTATGTTGCGCATGTGCGCGCTGAAATGGGAGCGGCGAACGATGCCGTCGCGGCGTCGATGTTCGTCAAACGAGTAAGCTTTTTGGCACCGATGGCGCTATACGCCATGTCGGTATGGAACAAGCGGCTTGTGCTCGATCCTGGGCGAATTTGGCTTGACACGGACGGCGAAGGGGAGATGTGGATGCCGCGCTTTCGTCTTGAGCCGCCGGAAGCCGAGGCGTGCGGCATTGAGCGCAGCTGCTGGCGTGAGCAAGTCGTGCGCGACGTATTTGCCGGTTTGTTCGCCCCGCTTGTCGCTGAGCTTCGGCGTCTGACGCGCGTGTCGCCGCTTATCTTATGGGAAAACATTGCGATTTATGTGTATTGGGTATATGAACGGTGGCTTGAGGATGAGTCGCTTGCCTCGACCGCCGACCGGCTGCGCGATGATTTCCGCTTCCTTATTCATGAAGCAGACGGCCGGTTGTTTGGACAAAAAGACAACCCACTTCGCCGCTTTTTTAAAGGGGCAAGCGGCATGCAGCGGACGACGTGCTGCCTATATGTACACACCAAAGGGGGGACGTGCTGTCAAACGTGCCCCATTCGCGCCCGCCAGCGGCAAACCGGGTGA
- a CDS encoding ABC transporter ATP-binding protein, protein MHALQAKELTLSYGEALIIDRLHLTIPKGKITVFIGANGCGKSTLLRALARLLKPTGGAVLLDGKEIAKQPTKEIARRLAILPQSPMAPEGLTVLQLVKQGRYPYQTWFKQWSDEDERAVERALAATRLTELAERPVDSLSGGQRQRAWIAMTLAQETDIILLDEPTTYLDLAHQIDILDLLFELNEKEQRTIVMVLHDLNLACRYAHHLVAIRDKTVYAEGKPEDVISRQLVKDVFQMDCQITYDPLFGTPLCIPYGKGRRILQKEGVS, encoded by the coding sequence ATGCATGCGTTGCAGGCGAAAGAGTTGACGCTATCCTATGGCGAGGCGCTCATTATTGACCGGTTGCATTTGACGATTCCAAAAGGAAAAATCACGGTGTTCATCGGCGCGAACGGCTGCGGCAAGTCGACGTTGCTGCGCGCCTTGGCGCGGTTGCTAAAGCCGACAGGCGGGGCTGTTTTGCTTGATGGAAAAGAGATTGCCAAACAGCCGACAAAAGAAATCGCCCGCCGGCTCGCCATTTTGCCGCAATCGCCTATGGCTCCGGAAGGACTGACCGTGTTGCAACTCGTGAAGCAAGGGCGCTACCCGTATCAAACGTGGTTCAAGCAATGGAGTGACGAAGATGAGCGGGCGGTCGAGCGCGCTTTGGCGGCAACCCGGCTTACAGAGCTGGCCGAGCGGCCGGTCGATTCGCTTTCCGGCGGACAGCGCCAACGCGCATGGATCGCCATGACATTAGCGCAAGAAACAGACATCATTTTGCTTGATGAGCCGACGACGTATTTGGATCTCGCGCATCAAATCGACATTTTAGATTTATTGTTTGAGCTGAATGAAAAGGAACAACGGACGATCGTCATGGTGCTTCACGATTTGAATTTGGCGTGCCGCTACGCCCACCATCTCGTCGCCATTCGCGATAAAACGGTGTATGCTGAAGGGAAGCCGGAAGACGTCATTTCTCGCCAACTCGTGAAAGATGTGTTTCAGATGGATTGCCAAATTACGTACGATCCGCTCTTTGGCACCCCTCTTTGCATTCCGTACGGAAAAGGGCGGCGCATTTTACAGAAAGAAGGCGTATCATGA
- a CDS encoding FecCD family ABC transporter permease, translating into MKKYVTVRVGKHISFFYDKKAVVVLAALIAAAIFLFLISIGSGEIRMSPLEAAAALFGYGEEIHQTVIVTFRLPRVLVAWLAGMALAAAGAILQGMVRNPLASPDVLGITGGAAAAVVGFLALFSDENHSLIVSIHWLPLAAFLGASAAAWLVYMLAWKNGLAPLRLVLVGIGVSALMQALTTLLMITGPIYRASQANVWITGSVYGASWQHVLLMAPWVIGLLLVAILAARHVNVQELGDELAMGLGGAVERQRLGLVLLSTALTGGAVAFAGGIGFVGLMAPHMARRLVGSAFGALLPTAALLGGVFVMGADLAGRLLLAPAEIPAGVFTAALGAPYFIYLLYRSRKS; encoded by the coding sequence ATGAAAAAATACGTCACGGTCCGAGTGGGAAAACACATCTCGTTTTTCTATGACAAAAAAGCTGTTGTGGTGCTCGCCGCGCTCATAGCAGCGGCCATCTTCCTTTTCCTTATCAGCATTGGCAGCGGCGAAATACGCATGTCCCCGCTTGAGGCTGCTGCCGCGCTGTTCGGATACGGAGAGGAAATTCATCAGACGGTGATTGTGACGTTCCGTCTGCCGCGTGTGCTTGTCGCTTGGTTGGCCGGAATGGCGCTGGCTGCCGCGGGTGCCATTTTGCAAGGGATGGTGCGCAACCCGCTCGCTTCGCCGGATGTGCTCGGCATCACCGGCGGAGCGGCGGCCGCGGTCGTTGGCTTTTTGGCGCTGTTTAGCGATGAAAATCACTCTCTCATTGTCAGCATCCACTGGCTGCCGCTCGCTGCTTTTCTCGGCGCTTCGGCCGCCGCTTGGCTCGTGTATATGCTGGCGTGGAAAAACGGCCTCGCTCCGCTTCGGCTCGTGCTTGTCGGCATCGGCGTTTCTGCGCTCATGCAGGCGTTGACGACACTGTTGATGATCACAGGACCCATCTATCGGGCGAGCCAGGCAAACGTGTGGATTACGGGCAGTGTGTATGGTGCTTCTTGGCAGCACGTTTTGCTCATGGCGCCATGGGTCATCGGACTGCTCCTTGTGGCGATATTGGCCGCGCGGCATGTCAATGTGCAGGAGCTGGGCGATGAGCTGGCGATGGGGCTTGGCGGCGCGGTCGAACGGCAACGGCTGGGCCTTGTTTTGCTTAGCACCGCGCTCACCGGCGGCGCGGTCGCTTTCGCCGGCGGCATCGGCTTTGTCGGGCTGATGGCGCCGCATATGGCGCGCCGCCTTGTCGGTTCGGCGTTTGGCGCTCTTCTTCCGACCGCTGCACTGTTAGGCGGTGTGTTCGTCATGGGGGCGGATTTGGCTGGGCGGTTGCTGCTTGCGCCGGCGGAAATTCCGGCCGGGGTGTTTACCGCCGCGCTTGGAGCGCCGTATTTTATTTATTTATTGTATCGAAGTCGGAAATCATAA
- a CDS encoding FecCD family ABC transporter permease, which yields MLATKREKMVGLIGLLIVLLVAMWMSIVCGYTDTSWRQAVAALIDNDGSNAHLVVATVRLPRALIAAAVGASLAMAGALMQALTRNPLASPGIFGINAGAGFFIVVMVTFFSISSLQLLSWVAFMGAAMAALIVFVISAAGKDGLTPLKMTLAGTAVAALFASLTQGMLAMNEKALEEVLFWLAGSVAGRKLELLAAVFPYLAAAWLGSMLLARHVNILMMGDDVAKGLGQRTTFIKAAAALLVVLLAGGSVAVAGPIGFIGIMVPHMARALAGVDHRWLLPYCALLGGILLLAADIGARYVLMPREVPVGIVTALIGVPFFVYIARRGITVK from the coding sequence ATGCTGGCGACAAAACGTGAAAAAATGGTTGGCCTCATCGGATTGTTGATTGTACTGCTTGTCGCCATGTGGATGAGCATCGTTTGCGGGTATACCGATACGAGTTGGCGGCAGGCGGTGGCGGCTCTCATCGACAATGATGGATCGAATGCCCATTTAGTCGTGGCGACGGTTCGGCTGCCGCGAGCGTTGATTGCGGCTGCAGTTGGCGCTAGCTTGGCGATGGCCGGAGCGCTCATGCAAGCGCTGACGCGAAACCCGCTCGCTTCGCCAGGCATTTTCGGTATTAATGCCGGAGCCGGTTTTTTCATTGTTGTGATGGTCACCTTTTTTTCCATTTCTTCATTGCAACTGTTATCTTGGGTCGCATTTATGGGGGCGGCGATGGCGGCGTTGATCGTGTTTGTGATCAGCGCCGCGGGGAAGGACGGGCTGACGCCGCTGAAGATGACGCTCGCCGGCACGGCGGTCGCGGCTTTATTTGCCTCGCTGACGCAAGGGATGCTGGCGATGAATGAAAAAGCGCTTGAAGAAGTGCTCTTTTGGCTGGCCGGGTCGGTCGCCGGCCGGAAGCTCGAGCTGTTGGCTGCCGTCTTTCCGTATTTGGCTGCCGCCTGGCTTGGGTCCATGCTGCTGGCGCGCCATGTCAACATCTTAATGATGGGAGACGATGTAGCGAAAGGGCTCGGGCAGCGGACAACCTTCATTAAAGCGGCCGCCGCTCTCTTGGTTGTCCTGCTCGCCGGCGGGTCGGTGGCCGTCGCCGGTCCGATCGGCTTTATCGGCATCATGGTGCCGCACATGGCGCGGGCGCTTGCCGGTGTCGACCACCGCTGGCTGCTTCCGTATTGCGCCTTGCTCGGCGGAATTTTGCTTCTGGCCGCCGACATCGGGGCGCGCTACGTGCTCATGCCGCGCGAAGTGCCGGTCGGCATCGTCACTGCGTTGATCGGCGTTCCGTTTTTCGTCTACATTGCCCGCAGGGGGATCACTGTCAAATGA
- a CDS encoding ABC transporter substrate-binding protein produces the protein MKSRHLTLLSTFILSLLLLAGCGGKQEETAKPKDSNQSKEASYTVEHAMDTTEIKGTPKRVVVLTNEGTEALLALGIKPVGAVKSWTGDPWYDHIKDKMDGVKELGLESEPNVEAIAALKPDLIIGNKLRHEKIYEQLKQIAPTVFSETLRGNWKDNFMLYAKAVNQEEKGKQVIAEYDKRIEDLKAKLGDKLKMKVSIVRFMAGDVRIYHKDSFSGVILDQLGFARPESQNVNDFAETGVTKERIPAMDGDILFYFTYETGDGKASELEKEWINDPLFQNLNVAKQGKVYKVSDTIWNTAGGVLAAHLMLDDIEKYFLQGQ, from the coding sequence GTGAAATCACGACATCTCACCCTTCTTTCCACCTTCATCCTTTCCCTCCTGCTTCTTGCCGGCTGCGGCGGAAAACAGGAAGAAACGGCCAAACCGAAGGACAGCAATCAATCGAAAGAAGCAAGCTACACAGTCGAACACGCCATGGACACGACCGAAATCAAAGGCACGCCCAAACGGGTCGTTGTATTGACAAACGAAGGAACAGAAGCGTTGCTGGCGCTAGGCATAAAGCCGGTCGGCGCCGTCAAATCGTGGACGGGCGATCCGTGGTACGACCATATTAAAGACAAAATGGACGGCGTCAAAGAGCTCGGTCTGGAATCGGAGCCAAACGTTGAAGCGATCGCCGCCTTGAAACCAGATTTGATTATCGGCAACAAACTGCGTCATGAAAAAATTTATGAACAGTTGAAACAAATCGCTCCAACCGTTTTCTCTGAAACGCTGCGCGGCAACTGGAAAGACAACTTTATGCTCTATGCGAAAGCCGTGAACCAAGAGGAAAAAGGAAAACAAGTCATTGCAGAATATGACAAACGCATTGAAGACTTAAAAGCAAAACTCGGCGACAAGCTGAAGATGAAAGTATCGATCGTCCGCTTTATGGCCGGCGATGTGCGCATTTACCATAAAGACTCGTTCTCCGGTGTCATTTTGGATCAACTTGGCTTCGCCCGCCCGGAATCGCAAAACGTCAATGACTTCGCGGAAACCGGTGTGACGAAAGAACGCATCCCGGCCATGGACGGCGACATCTTGTTCTACTTTACATATGAAACAGGCGACGGCAAAGCGAGTGAACTTGAAAAAGAATGGATCAACGACCCGCTCTTTCAAAACTTAAACGTCGCGAAACAAGGCAAGGTGTACAAAGTGAGCGACACGATTTGGAACACGGCTGGAGGCGTGCTCGCGGCCCATTTAATGTTGGATGATATTGAGAAATACTTCTTGCAAGGGCAATAA